The Microbulbifer hydrolyticus genome has a segment encoding these proteins:
- a CDS encoding DUF3012 domain-containing protein, with the protein MKKLFTIATASIAVITLTACEPKRGSEAWCKKMDETPKGEWSFNDAGDYTKFCVLKQKPEDQ; encoded by the coding sequence ATGAAAAAGTTATTCACCATTGCCACCGCATCCATTGCCGTCATTACCCTTACGGCGTGCGAGCCCAAGCGCGGTTCGGAAGCCTGGTGCAAAAAAATGGATGAAACTCCCAAGGGTGAGTGGAGTTTCAATGACGCTGGTGATTACACCAAGTTCTGCGTACTGAAGCAGAAGCCTGAAGACCAATAA
- a CDS encoding glutamine--tRNA ligase/YqeY domain fusion protein, translating into MTSESKPAHFLQNIIREDLAEGRVSQLTTRFPPEPNGYLHIGHAKSICLNFGLAKEFGGECNLRFDDTNPAKEEEEYVDAIKRDVSWLGFEWAGEAKYTSDYFDQLHQWAIDLIKQGKAYVCDLSPEQAREYRGTLKAPGKNSPFRDRSVEENLDLFARMAAGEFDEGSCSLRAKIDMAAPNINLRDPIIYRIKKMAHHQTGDKWCVYPSYDFAHGQSDAIEGISHSICTLEFEDHKPLYDWFIENLPVPARPRQYEFARLHLNYTVVSKRKLKLLVDEGYVDGWDDPRMPTISGMRRRGVTPAAIRQFCEMIGVTRSDSTVDVGMLEYAIRDDLDKNAPRAMCVMEPLKVTLTNYPQGQQEMLSAPGHPVRDDLPARELPFSGTLYIEKEDFREEANKKYKRLVLGKKVRLRNAYVIQADEVVKNDAGEIVEVLCSVDLDTRGKDPADGVKPKGVIHWVSAENNVDCEVRLYDRLFNEESPDVGDKNFLESVNPDNLQVLTGCKAEIGLAEAQPEKGYQFERNGYFCLDSKYGSAEKPVFNRTIGLRDSWAKEQNK; encoded by the coding sequence ATGACATCCGAGAGCAAGCCCGCTCACTTTTTGCAGAATATCATCCGCGAAGATCTGGCCGAGGGCCGCGTCAGCCAACTGACTACCCGTTTTCCGCCAGAGCCCAATGGCTACCTGCACATTGGTCACGCCAAGTCGATTTGTCTGAACTTTGGCCTGGCGAAGGAGTTTGGCGGCGAGTGCAACCTGCGCTTCGACGACACCAACCCGGCGAAAGAAGAAGAGGAATACGTGGATGCAATCAAGCGCGACGTGTCCTGGCTGGGGTTTGAGTGGGCCGGTGAGGCCAAGTACACCTCGGACTATTTCGATCAACTGCACCAGTGGGCCATAGACCTTATCAAGCAGGGCAAGGCCTACGTCTGTGACCTGTCTCCGGAGCAGGCCCGTGAGTACCGCGGTACCCTGAAAGCGCCCGGCAAGAACAGTCCCTTCCGGGATCGTTCGGTCGAAGAGAACCTGGACCTGTTTGCGAGAATGGCAGCGGGCGAGTTTGATGAGGGCAGCTGTAGCCTGCGGGCCAAGATTGATATGGCGGCGCCGAACATCAATCTGCGTGACCCGATCATCTACCGCATCAAGAAAATGGCCCATCACCAGACCGGTGACAAATGGTGCGTGTACCCGAGTTACGACTTTGCGCATGGCCAGTCCGACGCGATCGAGGGCATCAGCCATTCCATCTGTACACTTGAGTTTGAGGACCACAAGCCGCTGTACGACTGGTTCATCGAGAACCTGCCGGTTCCGGCCCGCCCGCGCCAGTACGAGTTCGCGCGGCTGCACCTGAATTACACCGTGGTGTCGAAGCGCAAGCTGAAGCTGCTGGTCGATGAAGGTTATGTGGATGGCTGGGATGATCCGCGCATGCCGACCATCTCGGGCATGCGCCGTCGCGGCGTAACCCCGGCTGCGATCCGCCAGTTCTGCGAAATGATCGGCGTGACCCGCTCTGATTCCACTGTGGATGTGGGCATGCTGGAATACGCGATTCGCGATGATCTGGATAAAAATGCTCCCCGGGCCATGTGTGTTATGGAACCGCTGAAGGTGACTCTCACCAATTACCCGCAAGGCCAGCAGGAAATGCTGAGCGCGCCGGGGCACCCGGTGCGCGACGATCTGCCGGCTCGTGAGCTGCCGTTCTCCGGCACGCTGTATATCGAAAAGGAAGATTTCCGCGAGGAGGCCAACAAGAAGTACAAGCGTCTGGTCCTCGGCAAGAAAGTTCGGCTGCGTAATGCCTATGTCATCCAGGCGGATGAAGTGGTCAAGAACGATGCCGGTGAGATTGTCGAAGTGCTGTGTTCTGTCGATCTGGATACCCGCGGTAAAGATCCGGCCGACGGCGTAAAGCCGAAAGGCGTGATCCACTGGGTGTCTGCGGAGAACAACGTCGATTGCGAAGTGCGTCTTTACGATCGTCTGTTCAATGAAGAGTCCCCGGATGTGGGTGATAAAAACTTCCTGGAATCGGTCAACCCGGACAACCTTCAGGTCCTAACCGGCTGCAAGGCGGAAATCGGTCTGGCGGAAGCTCAGCCTGAAAAGGGCTACCAGTTCGAGCGCAACGGCTACTTCTGTCTCGACAGTAAATACGGCAGCGCGGAAAAGCCGGTATTCAACCGCACCATCGGCCTGCGGGATTCCTGGGCCAAAGAACAGAACAAGTAA
- a CDS encoding UDP-2,3-diacylglucosamine diphosphatase codes for MATFLISDLHLDESRPQITRAFYDFLEGPAAGAEALYILGDFFEVWIGDDDDAPLVAEVAQQLRKYSASGPQLYLMHGNRDFLLGEDFARRCGATLLPDPSLVELAGQPVLLMHGDSLCTLDQEYMAFRQQARNPQWQQALLAKPLNERRQIAAQIRAASKSMNSRKAEDIMDVTPDEVVRVMRDHKVRTLIHGHTHRPARHTLTIDGEPAERIVLGDWGDLGWCIRAENTGDASNKGLELIHWPTAD; via the coding sequence GTGGCAACATTCCTGATATCAGACCTGCACCTGGACGAATCCCGCCCGCAGATTACCCGCGCCTTTTATGACTTTCTCGAAGGTCCCGCGGCGGGCGCCGAAGCCCTGTACATACTCGGTGACTTTTTCGAAGTATGGATCGGGGACGACGACGATGCGCCGCTGGTGGCGGAAGTTGCGCAACAACTGCGCAAATACAGTGCCAGTGGCCCGCAGCTCTACCTGATGCACGGCAACCGTGACTTCCTGCTGGGAGAGGATTTTGCCCGACGCTGCGGCGCCACCCTGCTGCCCGACCCCAGCCTGGTGGAGCTCGCCGGCCAGCCTGTCTTGCTCATGCACGGCGACAGCCTGTGTACGCTGGACCAGGAATACATGGCCTTTCGCCAGCAGGCTCGCAATCCGCAATGGCAGCAGGCGCTTCTGGCAAAGCCTCTGAACGAGCGCCGGCAAATTGCCGCGCAGATCCGGGCCGCCTCCAAGTCCATGAACAGCCGCAAGGCGGAAGACATCATGGATGTGACTCCCGATGAAGTCGTACGGGTCATGCGCGACCACAAGGTACGCACTCTGATACACGGCCACACCCACCGCCCTGCCCGGCACACCCTGACCATCGACGGCGAACCCGCCGAGCGCATCGTTTTGGGGGACTGGGGCGACCTGGGCTGGTGCATTCGAGCGGAAAATACCGGCGATGCGAGCAACAAGGGACTTGAACTGATCCACTGGCCCACGGCAGACTAG
- a CDS encoding DUF3429 domain-containing protein: MRSNQAHDAISTRLFDGLAYLGVLPFVIGIVMAYADFRFAGIDGRLWFTAYSSVILSFLCGVWWGGALNRLDHSHRLALMLLSNVVCLIGWCALLFYRFPFSLPVLAASYLFVERAEARLKPNLPYFAGYFESRSRVTYLVVFCHLVMIGVLWR; the protein is encoded by the coding sequence ATGCGCTCTAACCAAGCTCACGATGCCATCTCAACCAGGCTGTTTGACGGGCTCGCCTACCTCGGGGTGCTGCCATTTGTCATCGGCATTGTGATGGCGTATGCCGATTTCAGGTTCGCCGGTATCGACGGCCGCCTCTGGTTTACCGCCTATAGCAGTGTGATTCTTAGTTTTCTGTGTGGTGTCTGGTGGGGCGGGGCGTTGAACCGGTTGGATCACAGCCACCGGCTGGCGCTGATGCTGTTGAGTAATGTCGTGTGTCTTATTGGCTGGTGTGCGCTGTTGTTTTATCGGTTCCCGTTTTCGCTGCCGGTGCTGGCGGCGTCCTACCTGTTTGTGGAGCGCGCGGAAGCGCGGCTGAAGCCAAACCTGCCATATTTCGCCGGCTATTTTGAGAGCCGAAGCCGGGTGACCTATCTGGTCGTTTTTTGTCATCTGGTGATGATCGGTGTTCTGTGGCGCTGA
- the cysS gene encoding cysteine--tRNA ligase codes for MALHLHNTFSGKKELFTPLQENRVRMYVCGPTVYNRVHIGNARPAVVFDTLYRVLKAEYDDVVYARNITDIDDKIMNTARENGEEIGALSARFAQAYFEDMQALNTLQPDITPYATEHLPEMIAMIESLVEKGNAYVADGHVLFAVQSMEDYGKLSKRSLDDMLAGARVEVAPYKKYAGDFVLWKPSSDEEPGWDSPWGRGRPGWHLECSAMIKKHLGDTIDIHGGGRDLTFPHHENERAQSCCANGVDFVRYWMHNGYVNIDGEKMSKSLGNFRMVNDLLQQYPGEVLRFALLSAHYRSELNFSADLLDQAWRTLDGLYGALRETQSVEVATADLSDSAFMAALNDDLNTPIAISELHQLARDLNKAEDAEKPSLKGKLLAAGEMLGILQLDPEAWFKQSRGGDEISEADIEALIAERQQSKKDKNFARADEIREELKAKGVVLEDSREGTKWRRE; via the coding sequence ATGGCATTACATCTCCACAATACGTTCTCCGGAAAAAAAGAGCTTTTCACTCCGCTGCAGGAAAACCGCGTACGCATGTATGTGTGCGGCCCTACGGTATACAACCGTGTACACATTGGTAACGCGCGCCCGGCTGTGGTGTTCGATACCCTGTACCGTGTATTGAAAGCCGAATACGACGATGTGGTCTACGCGCGCAATATCACCGATATTGATGACAAGATCATGAACACCGCGCGGGAAAATGGCGAGGAAATCGGTGCACTGAGCGCGCGCTTCGCGCAGGCCTATTTTGAAGACATGCAGGCCCTGAATACCCTGCAGCCCGATATCACACCCTATGCCACCGAGCACCTGCCGGAAATGATCGCGATGATCGAAAGCCTGGTGGAGAAGGGGAACGCCTATGTCGCGGATGGACATGTACTGTTCGCGGTACAGTCCATGGAGGATTACGGCAAGCTTTCCAAGCGCTCCCTCGACGACATGCTGGCCGGTGCCCGCGTCGAAGTGGCGCCGTACAAAAAGTACGCCGGTGACTTTGTCCTCTGGAAGCCGTCTAGCGACGAGGAGCCGGGCTGGGATAGTCCCTGGGGCCGTGGCCGGCCAGGCTGGCACCTTGAGTGCTCGGCGATGATCAAAAAGCACCTCGGCGACACCATTGATATCCATGGCGGTGGTCGCGACCTCACATTCCCTCACCATGAAAACGAACGCGCGCAGAGCTGCTGCGCCAACGGTGTGGATTTCGTGCGTTACTGGATGCACAACGGTTACGTCAACATCGACGGCGAGAAAATGTCCAAATCCCTGGGCAACTTCCGCATGGTCAATGACCTGCTTCAGCAGTACCCGGGTGAGGTTCTGCGTTTCGCACTACTGTCTGCGCATTACCGTTCAGAACTGAACTTTAGCGCTGACCTGCTGGACCAGGCCTGGCGCACTCTGGATGGTTTGTACGGCGCATTGCGCGAAACCCAGAGTGTTGAAGTGGCGACCGCCGACCTGAGCGATTCTGCGTTTATGGCGGCGCTAAATGACGACCTGAACACGCCAATTGCGATCAGCGAGCTACACCAGCTGGCCCGTGACCTGAATAAGGCGGAAGATGCAGAAAAGCCGTCGCTCAAAGGTAAGCTGCTGGCAGCGGGCGAAATGCTCGGTATCCTGCAGCTGGACCCGGAAGCCTGGTTCAAGCAGTCCCGTGGCGGCGACGAAATCAGCGAAGCCGATATTGAAGCCCTGATTGCCGAGCGCCAACAGAGCAAAAAGGACAAAAATTTCGCACGCGCCGATGAAATTCGTGAGGAACTCAAGGCCAAGGGCGTCGTACTGGAAGACAGCCGCGAAGGCACCAAGTGGCGCCGGGAGTAA
- a CDS encoding peptidylprolyl isomerase yields MITLHTTYGDIAIELDFDKAPKTAANFLQYCRDDFYTGTIFHRVINNFMVQGGGMTPNMDQKPTRDPVENEADNGLKNDTGTLAMARTMDPHSATAQFFINVNDNDFLNFRAKDAQGWGYCVFGKVVDGMDVVNKMKEVATGSNGFHQDVPTETIEITGVTISDAYSDK; encoded by the coding sequence ATGATCACTTTGCACACGACTTACGGCGACATCGCCATCGAGCTGGATTTTGACAAGGCGCCGAAGACGGCGGCCAACTTCCTGCAGTATTGCCGTGACGACTTCTATACCGGCACCATCTTCCACCGGGTAATCAACAACTTCATGGTCCAGGGCGGCGGTATGACCCCCAATATGGATCAGAAGCCCACCCGCGACCCGGTTGAAAACGAAGCCGACAACGGCCTCAAGAACGACACCGGAACGCTCGCCATGGCACGCACCATGGATCCGCACTCCGCAACTGCGCAATTTTTCATCAACGTCAACGACAACGATTTCCTCAACTTCCGCGCCAAAGACGCGCAGGGCTGGGGCTACTGCGTATTCGGCAAGGTGGTCGACGGCATGGACGTGGTCAACAAGATGAAAGAAGTGGCCACTGGCAGCAACGGCTTCCACCAGGATGTACCCACCGAGACCATCGAGATCACCGGTGTGACCATCTCCGACGCCTACTCCGATAAATAA
- a CDS encoding carbonic anhydrase, with amino-acid sequence MEHVISGVAKFQKEVFPTKKARFSELAEGQSPEVLFITCADSRIDPNLVTQTEPGELFICRNAGNVVPPHSSQTGGMTASIEFAVAALGVSHIVVCGHTDCGAMKGAIEPEKLDSLPHVKEWLSHCRSATEVVRDRCGSLTHEHLDQVTCENVIQQMQHLRTHPSVATGLASGRVTLHGWVYNIGSGDVLCFDEETREFKPMDERYRAMFGDMPKEVAAGSCCS; translated from the coding sequence GTGGAACATGTGATTTCTGGTGTGGCGAAGTTTCAGAAAGAAGTTTTCCCAACCAAAAAGGCCCGTTTCTCTGAATTGGCCGAGGGTCAAAGTCCCGAAGTACTTTTCATTACCTGTGCGGACTCCCGCATTGATCCGAACCTGGTTACGCAGACTGAGCCGGGTGAGCTGTTCATCTGCCGCAATGCCGGCAATGTGGTTCCTCCCCATAGCAGCCAGACCGGTGGTATGACGGCGTCCATCGAGTTTGCCGTGGCGGCGCTGGGTGTTTCCCACATTGTCGTGTGTGGTCATACCGACTGCGGGGCCATGAAAGGGGCGATTGAGCCGGAAAAACTCGACAGTCTTCCGCACGTGAAGGAGTGGTTGAGCCATTGCCGCTCTGCCACAGAAGTCGTGCGCGACCGTTGCGGTTCTCTGACTCATGAACATCTTGACCAGGTCACTTGTGAGAACGTCATCCAGCAGATGCAGCACCTCCGCACACATCCATCGGTTGCCACAGGCCTGGCAAGCGGCCGGGTCACCCTGCACGGCTGGGTATACAACATCGGCAGCGGCGATGTGCTCTGTTTCGACGAAGAAACACGCGAGTTCAAGCCTATGGATGAGCGCTACCGTGCGATGTTCGGTGATATGCCGAAAGAGGTCGCTGCTGGTTCCTGCTGTAGCTAA
- a CDS encoding SulP family inorganic anion transporter, which produces MKFDLSNLRGDITGGITAGVVALPLALALGVASGLGPMAGMYGAIAVGFFAALFGGTGPQISGPTGPMVVVLAGLFASLSGDASLIFTAVILAGLLQIVFGVLGIGHYIRLVPYPVISGFMTGIGVIIIILQLNPVLGHASPSGTLGALGNIPEALSAIHPANLLLGIATLVMVYMWPAKWGRYVPSPLAALIVGTLVAYVALDVPVLGSIPTGLPELQMPVLGGDNMVLVIEAAIILAILGSLDSLLTSLVADNMTRTRHHSNKELIGQGIGNTAAGLIGGIAGAGATMRTVVNIRSGGQTRISGMAHSLVLLAVALGLGPLAENIPQAVLAGILVKVGLDIIDWKYLKRAHQGPRWDLLLMVLVLGMTVFVDLITAVGVGVVLAALAYVKQVAGLQIEHLRNLPEHLDSDEDKAILERNRDKIALFEFSGPLSFGAAADLGHHVREQSGGGAQVLILDFSSVPFLDVSAALAVETIASDAKSSSKRLLLAGMNDEVHKVLKALNGRIPAQGSYQTLSEALQAAEASLKESESGEPQSLPAAGAS; this is translated from the coding sequence ATGAAGTTCGATCTATCCAATTTGCGTGGCGATATTACCGGAGGTATTACCGCCGGTGTCGTTGCGCTTCCCCTTGCACTGGCATTGGGTGTCGCCTCCGGGCTCGGCCCGATGGCCGGTATGTATGGTGCCATCGCGGTGGGTTTTTTCGCCGCGCTGTTTGGGGGCACCGGACCGCAGATTTCCGGACCAACAGGCCCCATGGTGGTGGTGCTGGCCGGTCTGTTTGCGAGTCTTTCCGGAGATGCCTCGCTTATCTTTACCGCCGTCATTCTGGCGGGCTTGTTACAGATTGTTTTTGGGGTGCTGGGGATAGGGCACTACATCCGACTGGTGCCCTATCCGGTGATCTCCGGATTTATGACCGGTATCGGTGTCATCATTATTATTCTGCAGCTGAACCCGGTGCTGGGGCACGCATCACCCAGCGGGACCCTCGGAGCGTTGGGTAATATCCCGGAAGCGCTCTCGGCGATTCACCCGGCTAACCTCCTGCTCGGTATCGCGACACTGGTGATGGTGTACATGTGGCCCGCGAAGTGGGGGCGATATGTCCCGAGCCCGCTCGCCGCGTTGATTGTCGGCACATTGGTGGCGTACGTCGCACTGGATGTTCCGGTTCTGGGTAGCATCCCCACAGGCTTGCCGGAACTGCAGATGCCGGTTCTCGGTGGCGATAATATGGTGCTGGTGATAGAGGCCGCGATCATCCTTGCCATTCTTGGCAGCCTGGATAGCCTGCTCACTTCATTGGTGGCCGACAACATGACCCGTACGCGCCACCACAGCAATAAAGAGCTGATCGGTCAGGGCATCGGCAACACCGCGGCCGGGCTTATCGGCGGTATCGCGGGTGCCGGTGCCACCATGCGCACCGTGGTCAACATCCGCTCCGGGGGGCAGACACGCATCTCCGGTATGGCGCACTCGCTGGTGCTGCTGGCGGTGGCGCTGGGGCTCGGGCCCTTGGCGGAAAATATTCCGCAGGCAGTGCTGGCGGGTATTCTGGTTAAAGTCGGTCTGGATATCATCGACTGGAAATACCTGAAGCGCGCGCATCAGGGTCCCCGCTGGGATCTGTTGCTGATGGTGCTGGTATTGGGTATGACGGTGTTTGTCGACCTGATCACTGCGGTTGGGGTCGGTGTGGTGTTGGCCGCACTGGCTTACGTAAAGCAGGTGGCGGGGCTTCAGATCGAGCATCTGCGCAATCTGCCCGAGCACCTGGACAGTGATGAGGACAAGGCAATTCTTGAGCGTAATCGCGACAAAATCGCCCTGTTCGAGTTCAGCGGCCCGCTGAGCTTCGGTGCGGCCGCTGATCTCGGTCACCATGTGCGGGAGCAGAGTGGCGGCGGCGCCCAGGTGCTGATTCTGGACTTCTCGTCCGTGCCATTTCTGGATGTATCAGCAGCCCTTGCGGTGGAAACCATTGCTTCCGATGCCAAAAGTAGCAGCAAGCGTCTGTTGCTGGCGGGTATGAACGATGAGGTGCACAAGGTGCTAAAAGCACTGAATGGCCGCATCCCGGCTCAGGGTAGTTACCAAACCCTGAGCGAGGCATTACAGGCCGCGGAGGCTTCACTGAAGGAGTCTGAAAGTGGCGAGCCGCAGTCGCTGCCGGCGGCTGGCGCGAGTTAA
- a CDS encoding hydrogen peroxide-inducible genes activator, with product MTIASRSSYRRAAEELGVSQPALTTQIRSLETLLGLPLFERSRSGTLLTPEGRELLEQARQLLLVMREFRENADTIAQGLQTTYKLGVPPTLGPYLLPHVLPALHARHHRLKLYVREGPPRQLLRGLSEGSYDIAIVPLPVDRDDLSVEPLFTEPLKFVVPADHRLAGKATVSPTQLRGEKVLTLEGQHHFHHQVQEICQSLGANVQRDYEGTSLDTLRQMVVMGLGVAFLPGLYVHSEMHNPEALHVSELKAKPIRRQHGLVWRASTPSRRLYRELAVQIREIVGDRLGEVVKVIEDGN from the coding sequence GTGACCATCGCGTCACGCTCGAGCTACCGGCGCGCCGCGGAAGAGCTCGGTGTCAGTCAGCCTGCCCTGACCACCCAGATTCGATCCCTGGAAACACTGCTCGGGCTCCCACTGTTTGAGCGCTCCCGATCCGGCACGCTGCTTACACCCGAGGGCCGCGAACTACTGGAACAAGCCCGCCAGCTGCTGCTGGTAATGCGTGAATTCCGGGAAAATGCGGATACCATCGCGCAAGGCCTGCAGACCACCTACAAGCTGGGGGTCCCCCCTACCCTGGGGCCTTACCTGTTGCCGCACGTGCTGCCCGCACTACATGCGCGACACCACCGTTTGAAACTGTATGTACGCGAGGGACCGCCGCGGCAGCTGCTGCGAGGGTTGAGCGAGGGCAGTTATGATATTGCCATCGTCCCCTTGCCAGTGGATCGGGACGACCTATCTGTGGAGCCGCTGTTTACCGAGCCGCTAAAATTCGTGGTGCCGGCGGACCACCGCCTTGCGGGAAAGGCCACCGTCAGTCCCACCCAATTGCGCGGTGAAAAAGTCCTCACGCTGGAAGGGCAACACCACTTCCACCATCAGGTGCAAGAAATCTGCCAAAGCCTCGGGGCAAACGTGCAGCGAGACTACGAAGGGACCAGCCTGGACACACTCAGGCAGATGGTAGTGATGGGACTCGGCGTCGCATTTCTCCCCGGTCTCTACGTGCACTCGGAGATGCACAACCCGGAAGCGCTCCACGTCAGCGAACTGAAAGCCAAGCCGATACGCCGCCAGCATGGACTTGTGTGGCGCGCCAGCACGCCGAGCCGCCGATTGTATCGTGAGCTGGCGGTGCAAATTCGAGAGATCGTAGGCGACAGGCTGGGCGAGGTAGTGAAGGTAATCGAGGACGGGAATTGA
- a CDS encoding saccharopine dehydrogenase NADP-binding domain-containing protein, with translation MSSIKMLRKRVLILGGYGTFGSRIAEMLASETGVHIILAGHDRFKAELLANRLYQQFPDTTFEGLRLDHESVNLTAQLRGLNLNLVIHCAGPFQQQDYHVPNACIDNGIHYVDIADATTFVSDITTLNQRAKEAECTVISGASSLPALSSAVIQVLGEPFSRIDDIEITIAPAHRISRGFATVRAGFESLGKDMLVLRDGRSVPSYCGAELRQITLGHPVGDRRVCNFDVPDLRLIPKHIPEIQNLRFGTGVQPKLLQRGLALCAWLARIRRPDAIPDPLPYLARLGHWLAARWPGGSDHGGMLVEIHGDIDGQSARGSWQILGLNGDGPWIPAAPAVAMARRILRGNHTDVGALPCWQLLPLREIMAELSPHAVVTSVETAHK, from the coding sequence TTGTCATCGATTAAAATGTTGCGCAAACGGGTTCTGATACTCGGAGGCTACGGGACCTTCGGCAGCCGCATTGCGGAAATGCTCGCCAGTGAAACCGGTGTCCACATCATCCTCGCCGGACACGACCGCTTCAAAGCGGAACTCCTCGCCAACCGGCTGTACCAGCAATTTCCGGATACCACCTTCGAAGGCCTGCGCCTTGATCACGAATCCGTCAATCTCACGGCGCAACTGCGTGGCCTCAACCTCAATCTGGTCATTCACTGTGCCGGCCCCTTCCAGCAGCAGGATTACCACGTCCCGAATGCCTGCATCGACAACGGTATCCACTATGTGGATATCGCCGACGCGACCACATTCGTCAGCGATATAACCACGCTTAACCAGAGGGCCAAGGAAGCGGAATGCACCGTGATCAGCGGTGCCAGCAGCTTGCCGGCACTCAGCTCTGCCGTTATCCAGGTGCTCGGCGAGCCCTTCTCACGTATCGACGACATCGAAATTACCATCGCCCCCGCCCACCGTATCAGCCGCGGCTTCGCCACGGTGCGCGCAGGATTCGAGTCACTTGGCAAAGATATGCTGGTGCTCCGCGATGGCCGGAGCGTACCGAGCTACTGTGGCGCTGAGCTGCGCCAAATCACGCTGGGTCACCCTGTGGGCGATCGCCGGGTATGCAACTTCGATGTACCGGACCTCCGTTTGATCCCGAAGCACATCCCTGAAATACAAAACCTGCGCTTCGGCACCGGCGTACAGCCAAAGTTATTACAACGGGGACTCGCACTGTGCGCCTGGCTGGCGCGCATACGGAGACCCGACGCAATCCCCGACCCACTCCCCTATCTGGCCCGCCTCGGGCACTGGCTGGCAGCACGCTGGCCCGGCGGAAGTGATCACGGCGGCATGCTGGTGGAAATTCACGGGGATATCGATGGGCAAAGTGCCCGTGGCAGCTGGCAGATTCTGGGCCTGAATGGCGATGGCCCGTGGATTCCCGCCGCGCCAGCAGTCGCAATGGCCAGACGGATTCTGCGGGGAAACCATACGGACGTGGGCGCGTTGCCATGCTGGCAATTGCTTCCACTCAGGGAAATCATGGCAGAGCTGTCCCCCCATGCGGTGGTGACCTCGGTAGAAACCGCCCACAAATAA